Genomic DNA from Vanrija pseudolonga chromosome 3, complete sequence:
TGGCCACAAGCACCATGCCCTTACGGACCTGGGGTCGGCGTATCCGCTTCAGCGCGAGCCTGATGGGGGTCAGCTTTATTCAACACAGTGCACATCCCACTTACGCGACGCTCtgccccgcctcggccgagTCCACCCTTGCACGCTTGCGCTCAATCGTCTTGACCACGGTCGGGATGAAGTggccgagcgagtcgggGCCAAGCAGCACCTGGTCGTTGGGCTTGACCGTGCCGGCGGTTGCGACACCGCTGACAACGGTACCGACAAAGGGCACCGAGAAGACGTCGCTGACCTGAAACTcgaacggcgcgtcggcgacgtacTTCTCGTCCATCTGCGACGAGGGCAGGCAGTCGAGGAAGGTGCGCAGGTTGGGAAGGTTGTGACCAGTCACATTCGACACCATGAAGATGGGGCACAGCTTGGGGCCAGTCGCGTTGGGGTTGGCCAACCGGCGCGCAGCATCAACTGCTTGCCTTGGGTTCTCGACAAAgaacggcgcgcgcctgcaCCCAGGGCTCTTGAGCACCTTGACCAACATGTTGATGGTCTGCTCGAGAATGTTGGGCGGCGTCATGTCgatctggcgtcagccaTGGCACTCGACGCCAACAACTCACCTTGGTCACACAGACGGCGATCGGCACGTTAAGCGCCAGAGCGACACCGAGGTGCTCCTTGGACATGCCGATAAGGCCGGCGTTGCCACCAACCATAAGCATGACGTAGTCGGGAGCACAGCCCGAAAGTCCGTAGAGCGTCGTCTTGAAGTAGCGCTCGTGCCCGGCCAGGTCGATAAACGACACCACCTTGGAAGCGCGCTTGCAGATCTCCTCCCACGTAAGCTTctcgcgcttggcggtgccgacgtcCGAGATATGCTCGGGGAAGATGGGCTGGCCCTTTGTCGTGAAGCCGAGAATCTCTccgccgaccgacgacgtACGGCCCGTCTCCACCTCGTGGGGGTGACGGAAAAGGGCGATTCGCGCCTTGCCGCGTCCGTCATCGAGCCCGCCGCGGGTCAGCACTCCAAGCGTGGTGCTCTTGCCCGCGTCGACATTgccaacgacggcgacgcgcacctcCATCACCTCCTCCATGCCAGCTGGACGGAGGCGCACGAGCCAGCACCCGTAGGGGCTGTCGGCGCCCCCGATCGCCTTCTCGCGATAGAGCTCGGTGACATCagccttgagggcctcgCACGTCTTGGTAAGACGCGCAATGGCCGTGTCAAGCTGCGCCGAGGTGATCGCGTCGCCGAacgcgccgtgcccgtcgtcggggtGCAGGCCGAGCGAGACGATTATCTCGCCGCGTCTGCgaagcagcgacgacgcgaggcGCGCTTGCAAGGCATCGTCCTCAGCGTTGATCAGGAGGTCCTTGGCATCAGCGTCGGCATCGACCTCATCAACTCACCGCTATTGGGACTTCcggctcctcgacgacctcggacTCGACGAGCACCTGGCCAGTGGCTATGGGCGAGGTGGGAGCTGGCTGTTGTTGTGGCTGTGGGGCAGGCTTGGGCTTGTGGTGCTTCGcctgctcggcagcggcgtgggcgtcgcgcgcggcctgtATTGATTGAATCTGCTTCTCGTGGGAGAAGTTTGCTATTTCAGCTTGGAAGGAGCGCAACGTGGTCATTGCGGGCAATGGGCCATCTAACGGCCTCGAGTGGtggggtggcggtggtgagcGGCGAACGTGTCGCGAGTGTTGAGTCGCAGCCCGTGCTAGGGCGCGTGGGGTTGGAGAGAGGGGGGAGAGGCGAAGGGGATGCAGGTTGGTGAGTGGCGACCTTGAGGCAGGCGCCAGTATTTGTAGGCCGAGAAGGGGACGGAgaaggaggggtgggtggtggtagtaGTAACCTTTGCGAGTGCAATCCGAGTCGACGCGGAGTCgggaggcgacgaggcggggggaggaaggaaggtggggtggggtgggaggcagcagcatcagcatcaGCAGCCGGCTCCCTCGGCCTACGCGCCAGCGACCGATACCGTGATAGTGACGCATTCAGGGAATCGCACGTGGGACAATGGACCAAAATACATCCGCACGCCAACACCCCGCACTTTTTGCCACCCGAACAAGGACAAACAAGGGCACCCGGCGGCCCTGGCACGCATGGCACGGTGGTGGCAGTGACGGTGGCGGTGTGTGCGATGTACACGGTGCACATCTCCGACGCCGCTGCAGTGCACATGTCGCAGAAATCGACTCGGCGCAGCACATGTCGAGTAGACGAGCACATGCAGATTCGAAATTGTACACTGTGCAGCGGGTACAAAACAGCGGGTGCTTCTGCGCTGTGGGCCATAGTTTGCCACCCAACGTCGAGTCACCCAACCTGATtttcacgccgccgccgccgtctgcttctcgtcgtcgtcacgccCGTCGAAGATTATCGCAACGAGGCGTCCTCCAGATGACCGCCAATCCAATATGAGTAGCGCACAAATGGACAGGGGCGCAGCTAATGAGATTCGTCGTGCCGAGCGCCCTGGTGCAAAGCGTGTTTGTGCTCGGGCCGGCGAGTGTGGCACAACACGGACACTCTCTCACCCCTGCGCCCTTTCTGCGTCACAACGACGAGCGATCACCCTGGCACTTCACACGTCTACTGTTGGAGGTGCGTGAGGCCTGGAATACCCCTCGTTGACGTGACCAGCGCCCTCCCTgccgcgcacggcggggagggggcgagggcgcaACCCACCGCCCACAACGCGTCGATGGAAGCTTGCCttgccccctccccctcacaACGAGGCGTTGATGGGGCCTTGAGGCCGCACCGCTGCCCCCGGCTCCCACGACAGTACGCAAAAGGCTGGCTAGCGACTCTGCTGACAGGACTCGAACCTGTACTCCTTACGGACATGCATTAGAAGTGCATCGCGTCTACCGATTCCGCCACAGCAGATTTTTTAGCTCCTGGTGTGCTTGGCACCCTCGGTGGCCGTAGTAGCCCCGGTAGCTACATATACTCGCTTACCTCTCTCTGCCCCCTTCCacactcctcctcctcctatTCCTCCCGCCATACAGCCTCCCTCCACCTCACTTCACTTCACTTCACTTCACTTCACTTCACCTCACTTCACTTCCCTCAACGTGGACAACATAGCGCGCAACGCTCCGCGGCAAGAACCAGCAACAACTAGGTCACGAGCAACGACGGAAGATGGACTCGCCCCGCATCTGGGGAGCCATGGCCCTGGGCTGGCTCCTCCCAACGCTCAGCTCCCTGGTGATCCAAGGCGCCTCGAGCGGGCACTGCCTCAAACACTCGTCTCCCCCCAGCACACGGAGCAACTCATCCGGTGAAAGCCCCAACCAGGAAACCTTGAGTGGCGACAACCGACGCCGTAGACCCATCCTTCTGTGAACAAGCCGCTGACTCTCCTCGCAGCGCCCGTAGGGGCATCGGAGAAGCCAATGCCATGGCCGATCCGGCGAGGACATCGATCTAATGCCCACATTGCCAGCGTGCGTTGGGAATGTGACTACGTTGTTCGGATAGTGTGGCACGACCGACCGGATAATGGCGGGATTTCTGTCGCCCAGCCGGCGGTCCTGTCTGGGTGTGGTCGGGGTGCCCCGTACCTCGACCCACTCCCCATGCCTTTAGTCGATACCGAAAATGCGGTCCGACAGGCTGGGATGCACGCCTCTCGCTTGCTGACGGCCGGATCTGTCAGCACAGTCCGGTTGGCAAGTACTACGCGCATGGACGCAACCCTGCCTATAGCCGCCCCAGTTATCGCTGGTCGGCTGGCAAACCCTCGCTTGCTAACTGCCGTGACCACTAGGGTGGCTCGTCAGGCAAGCATCATGATGAAAGAAAGCTCTATCGTTATCGATTCTACCACCCCCGTCGTATGTACCGTCACCCAGCCACAGCAGATATTTTCGCTTGCCTGTGCCCTCGACCGCTCGCGCGGCCGTTGTTCGTCTTCCCGGTCCACACCTGTATGCTCGCTTCTAGCGGCTACCAACACGCCCGACCACCGCAGTGGGCCCTCGTCACCAGTGCACCCGGACCGACTGCTGCCGACACCGAGACCGACGGGTACATTCAACCTGGTTGAGTGCGGTGAAATGCAACAACGACAGCCCCTGGTCTCCTTCCTTTTCCCGACGTGTCTTCATTACCAGCGCATCCACTACATAATCCTACGCCTCATATAACCTAATCCGTAAATCTACCCGCCGGTGGTGCTGTCTCTGATGGGTCGggttggtgtcgtcggctACTGTGGCCGGCGGTGTGAGGTGCCGAGCTGTGTGTAGTTGCATGTTGCTTGACGAATCGAATGACGTAGCTTGCCCGGTTGATTGATACTCCGtccgttgttgttgtgcaCTCCATCGGCGCTGGTGTGGCCGACGGTACACGTAGAGTGGTTGCATCGGATAGGTCAGGTCCCACCTTGGTTCACGGAGGAGACGACACATGTGAGCCCGTCGGACtttgggcggcgaggcgggttCATtgtgccgccgacgacagtGCTCGCTGTGCCAAGGCGTTGATGTATTCTATTGTCGAGAAATTGGCCTACATTATGTTATAGATCGTGCTGCTCCTGCGTTTGAGAGGAAACAAGAGGAAGGAAGACGGTACTTGTGGAGAACGATGTCATGATGACGAGCAGGGCGGGCGTGGTCACAGCGGCGACAAAGTCGATGGCGGTCGAGGCCCCAAACTTGCGCCCCTCGACCCAGCTCGGCTCGACCAGAAACACCCAGTGGGAGGCATGAATAAACCGCGGGTCGCTCGCTCGGAACCGAAACAACGTCTCATCGCGCACCGCCGTCTAGTGAACAACAGCGCCAGGGGCCAGGGAAAGAAATCAGTCGCCACCCATCACACCTCGACCTCTGCTCGTCCGCCGACCGCAGTCGACCCAactcgtcttcctcgtcttccctcGCATCCCCTGGCAGTCTAACAGCACCCCCATGCACGCCAGAGGGCCCGGGAGGCCCCGAAAAGGCTCTACACCCTCCGCCAACAGGACTCGAACCTGTACTCCCGAAGGAACGGCAGTCAAGTCTGAGACAGCTGGAAGTCGTCTCAACTTAAATGCGGCGCGGCTACCATTTCGCCATGACGGATGTCCTCTGGGTCCTAGGGGGCGCAGTGGACGTTTTAAACTCCTCTGCTGCACTCcgctgggctggcgggtgCTGGCACTTCGATTTACAGGCGTCTAGGACTCGACATTGGCCCACAACACCCCATCGCACTCTTATTCCCCCCTATTCATCCTCATCACCATTACTCCATCCCCCACACGTCCATCACTATCCGTCACATTGTCCCCTATTCATCGCCTCCATCTCACCATCCGAGCTTGAGGACGAACCTGCTCTGCTCACCATTGCTGATGCGGGGAGATCGCCCTCAGCTCACGACCTTGTCATGGTTCCTTCCCGAATCAcgtccgccaccacccctGCTCATTCAATTCCAGTCATCCACTCTTCCTGTCCACCTCCTatcacccccctcccctccaccCACTCATCCCATGTTGCTGGTGCCGACACCCATCCCCCACCGCCACTTGGGGTgacctccctcccccaccccgactgccgaccgaccgaccggccAATACTTATCTGCGTGATCATACGTCATCGGCAATCTCCGCTCACCAGGCACCACGGCCAATGCGGGTCAAGGCCCACCAGACTACTTTAGGGAGACCAGCCCCCAAACTGATTGTTGCTTACTCCTCATCTTTTCCAACCATGGCAGAGAAAGCGCACCCCCAAGGAGAGCTGCCCACCCCCGTCTCGACGGCCCCCAAGACCAAGCGCAAGCTGTGGTTCAATGTGCTGGTcaccctcgtcgcggccggctACCTCGCCAGTTTGGCCTCATcgcacctcgcgcgcgtcggcagcACGGTCGCTGCGGAGAGGCTTCATGAGGCCACCTGGACGCAATCGgtccccgccgaggtccagTGTCCCATCCAGCCCAAGGCCCTGCACCCGCCCAAGACGGTCGAGTGGACTGACGAGCTGCGCAGCTCGTCCATTAAGCTCTTCCAGGAGGCTGTCCAGATCCCCACCGAGTCATTCGACGATAACGGCGAGCCGGACGAGGACCCCAGATGGAAGCCCTTCTTTCACTTCCAGAAGTGGCTTGGCAGCGCCTTCCCTACCGCCTGGAAGTCGGCCAAGATCGAGTTCATCAACAGTGAGTTGTGGGCTACACGATACCGACAACTCACACGGCAGCGCTCGGCATCTTGGCTACCTTCGAGGGTTCGGACCCCAACCTCAAGCCACTCTTGTTGTAAGCAGGCCTTCTTGGAGGTGTAAGCAGGGCGGCTCACACTCGCAGGATGTCACACTACGACGTGGTCCCCGCTCCGGCCAACACCTTTGACCGTTGGACTCACCCTCCCTTCTCTGGCCACAACGACGGCCAGTTCATCTGGGGCCGCGGAgctggcgacgacaagaccTTGCTCGTGGCACAGTGTGAGTTCACGTTTGCGTTGGTCTCTAACTCACCAAACAGGGGAAGCTATCACCTACCTTCTCGAGTCTGGTTTCAAGCCCCGCCGCACCCTCATCCTCTCCCACGGctttgacgaggaggaggtgtttgctcgtcgcggccagGGCCGTATCGCCCCCTTCCTCGAGGAGCGTTATGGCAAGGACGGTCTTCTTCTCGTCATCGACGAGGGAGGCGGCACCAGCGATGATGTGAGTTTACACCATTCTTCACGGCTGACGACCAGTTCTATGGAACGGCTTTCGCGCTCCCTGCCACAGGCGAGAAGGGATATCTTGATATTGTCATCGAGGTTGGCACTGACGGTGGTGTGAGTGGTCAAACTACCTAGAGTCTCCACGAGCTGACTTGCGGATAAGCATTCGTCcgttcctcctcgtcacACTGGAATTGGCATCATCTCCCAGATTGTCAACTCGATCGAGGACCACCCCTTCCAGCCCAAGGTGGGTGGCCCGAGCACCATGACTTTCGCAACACCCACTGACCCCACAGCTCACATCCAAATCACCGATCCTCACCTCCCTCTTCTGCGCGTCTGAGCACTCAGCAAACTTCCCCAAGAAGTGGACCAAGCTGCTCGC
This window encodes:
- the GTPBP1 gene encoding GTP-binding protein 1, which gives rise to MTTLRSFQAEIANFSHEKQIQSIQAARDAHAAAEQAKHHKPKPAPQPQQQPAPTSPIATGQVLVESEVVEEPEVPIADLLINAEDDALQARLASSLLRRRGEIIVSLGLHPDDGHGAFGDAITSAQLDTAIARLTKTCEALKADVTELYREKAIGGADSPYGCWLVRLRPAGMEEVMEVRVAVVGNVDAGKSTTLGVLTRGGLDDGRGKARIALFRHPHEVETGRTSSVGGEILGFTTKGQPIFPEHISDVGTAKREKLTWEEICKRASKVVSFIDLAGHERYFKTTLYGLSGCAPDYVMLMVGGNAGLIGMSKEHLGVALALNVPIAVCVTKIDMTPPNILEQTINMLVKVLKSPGCRRAPFFVENPRQAVDAARRLANPNATGPKLCPIFMVSNVTGHNLPNLRTFLDCLPSSQMDEKYVADAPFEFQVSDVFSVPFVGTVVSGVATAGTVKPNDQVLLGPDSLGHFIPTVVKTIERKRARVDSAEAGQSVALALKRIRRPQVRKGMVLVAKSDTPPKAVMRFEGMVMVLHHSSTIQPKYTAMLHCGPIRQTVRIVSLDHPSGLIRTGDRSKVVFEFISHAEYVKEGQLILLREAKTKVLGVVTKVL
- the CPS1_1 gene encoding Carboxypeptidase S, coding for MAEKAHPQGELPTPVSTAPKTKRKLWFNVLVTLVAAGYLASLASSHLARVGSTVAAERLHEATWTQSVPAEVQCPIQPKALHPPKTVEWTDELRSSSIKLFQEAVQIPTESFDDNGEPDEDPRWKPFFHFQKWLGSAFPTAWKSAKIEFINTLGILATFEGSDPNLKPLLLMSHYDVVPAPANTFDRWTHPPFSGHNDGQFIWGRGAGDDKTLLVAQWEAITYLLESGFKPRRTLILSHGFDEEEVFARRGQGRIAPFLEERYGKDGLLLVIDEGGGTSDDFYGTAFALPATGEKGYLDIVIEVGTDGGHSSVPPRHTGIGIISQIVNSIEDHPFQPKLTSKSPILTSLFCASEHSANFPKKWTKLLAKGQKGWKKIADEFAAESKFGRAQIGTTVAVDVINGGVKVNALPELVTAQVNFRIDFDESIASTQEHVASLAERIAKKHDLKFQAWSDSNETIGSHYVKLKTLGSPLEPAPRTPQSGGVWELFAGTVKASLPAADGSELVVSPFASTGNTDCKMYYNLTKNVYRFVGLPAGSSFGAHTVNERSSIKAHFAIVNWVHAIIQNTDAYEGPE